In a single window of the Candidatus Aminicenantes bacterium genome:
- a CDS encoding sigma-70 family RNA polymerase sigma factor, translating into MRPDERQEEQALIDRAKAGDVSAFEDLVRRFQGRIYRLCRRMTGTHQSADDLAQETFFKAFLALAGFKAGLDFYAWLRKIAVNATLNYLKVRRREEPLGDRDNAVPDERPPQDELQRREAEDRFQEALRALPADQRLVFTLRVAEGMSYRDIATSLRLAPGTVMSRLNRARRRLKTALADVLDGRPA; encoded by the coding sequence ATGCGGCCAGACGAACGCCAGGAGGAGCAAGCCTTGATTGACAGGGCCAAAGCCGGAGACGTGTCGGCCTTTGAGGATCTGGTCCGGCGCTTTCAGGGCCGCATTTACCGTCTCTGCCGCCGGATGACGGGGACCCACCAATCGGCCGACGACTTGGCCCAGGAAACCTTTTTCAAGGCCTTCCTGGCCTTAGCCGGTTTTAAGGCCGGCCTGGATTTCTATGCCTGGCTGCGGAAGATCGCGGTGAACGCGACGCTGAATTATCTCAAAGTTCGTCGACGGGAGGAGCCCCTGGGCGACCGCGACAACGCCGTCCCCGATGAGAGGCCGCCTCAGGATGAGCTCCAACGCCGTGAGGCCGAGGACCGTTTTCAGGAAGCCTTGCGGGCTCTTCCCGCCGATCAGCGCCTCGTGTTCACCCTGCGGGTGGCCGAGGGCATGAGCTACCGCGACATCGCAACCTCCCTGAGGCTGGCCCCGGGGACGGTGATGTCGCGCTTGAATCGCGCCCGCCGGCGGCTTAAAACGGCCCTGGCCGACGTTCTCGACGGGAGGCCGGCATGA
- a CDS encoding long-chain fatty acid--CoA ligase: MVETLSQIALHILSEYPAKSDLMQVKIDGRFVPISTEEFGRRLRRIALGLRSLGCGPDRKLVILSENRPEWTLVDFANLCLGGVTVPIYPTLVPAQIQYIISNSEAAVVVCSGPDLRRKFEVVRAELPGVEHAVTLEAEAPEGFLTLAAVMERGARLEAEDPGLFERTARSIKPEDLASIIYTSGTTGVPKGVMLTHRNFVSNILALDSQHDFNRSDSILSFLPLSHVLERMCTFAFIYKGASIGYAESVETVADNLIEVRPTIMVSVPRLFEKLYGKVMDNVLAGSPIKRKIFFWAAKTGRDWGRRSIEHQPIPAGLRFKRRLAHKLVFSKVLEKTGGRVKFFVSGGAPLAGDIGEFFFGLGLPIKEGYGLTETSPVVACNTFEHLRFGTVGPPIPGVSVRIAADGEILVQGPNVMRGYFKMEAETKEAMEGGWFHTGDIGHFDADGFLVITDRKKDLIVTAGGKNVAPQPIENLLKQNPYIATAVVVGGKRKFISALIVPDKEKIEAYARSAGIQAPGYTALLSDVRISRFLLAEIDKATPNLAPYEKIKKIVLLDREFEIEREELTPTLKVKRTLVEAKYKDLIDALYKD; this comes from the coding sequence ATGGTCGAAACACTCAGCCAGATCGCCCTTCATATCCTGAGCGAATACCCCGCCAAGTCCGACCTCATGCAGGTCAAGATCGACGGACGCTTCGTCCCAATCTCGACGGAAGAATTCGGCCGGCGCCTGAGACGGATCGCCTTGGGGCTTCGGAGCTTAGGCTGCGGCCCCGACCGCAAGCTCGTCATCCTCTCCGAGAACCGCCCCGAATGGACGCTCGTCGATTTCGCCAACCTCTGCCTGGGCGGGGTGACCGTGCCTATCTACCCGACGCTGGTACCGGCTCAGATCCAATACATCATCTCCAACTCCGAAGCTGCGGTCGTCGTCTGCTCCGGGCCCGATCTGAGGCGCAAGTTCGAGGTCGTCCGGGCCGAGCTCCCCGGGGTCGAGCATGCCGTCACTCTGGAGGCCGAGGCGCCCGAAGGATTTCTGACTCTGGCCGCGGTCATGGAGCGCGGCGCGCGCCTGGAGGCCGAAGACCCCGGCCTCTTCGAGCGGACGGCCCGCTCGATCAAGCCGGAGGATCTGGCCTCGATCATCTACACCTCCGGCACGACCGGCGTGCCGAAAGGGGTGATGCTGACGCATCGCAATTTCGTCAGCAACATCCTGGCCCTGGATTCCCAGCACGACTTCAACCGGAGCGACTCCATCCTCTCCTTCCTCCCGCTCTCGCACGTCCTGGAGCGGATGTGCACGTTTGCCTTCATCTACAAGGGCGCCTCAATCGGCTACGCGGAGAGCGTTGAGACCGTGGCCGATAACCTGATCGAGGTCCGGCCGACGATCATGGTCAGCGTGCCCCGGCTGTTTGAAAAGCTTTACGGCAAGGTCATGGACAACGTCCTGGCCGGGTCGCCGATCAAACGGAAGATCTTCTTTTGGGCCGCCAAAACGGGACGGGATTGGGGCCGCCGGTCGATCGAGCACCAGCCCATCCCGGCCGGCCTGCGGTTCAAGCGTCGGCTGGCCCACAAGCTGGTCTTTTCGAAAGTCCTGGAAAAGACGGGCGGACGGGTCAAGTTTTTTGTCAGCGGCGGCGCTCCTCTGGCCGGGGACATCGGCGAGTTCTTCTTCGGGTTGGGCCTGCCGATCAAGGAGGGCTACGGCCTGACCGAGACCTCGCCGGTCGTGGCCTGCAACACCTTTGAGCATCTCCGCTTCGGCACCGTCGGGCCCCCGATCCCCGGCGTTTCGGTCCGCATCGCCGCCGATGGCGAGATCCTGGTTCAGGGACCCAACGTCATGCGCGGATACTTCAAAATGGAGGCGGAGACCAAGGAAGCCATGGAAGGCGGCTGGTTCCACACCGGCGACATCGGTCACTTCGATGCCGACGGATTCCTGGTCATCACCGACCGCAAGAAGGACCTGATCGTCACGGCCGGCGGAAAAAACGTCGCGCCGCAGCCGATCGAGAACCTGCTCAAGCAGAACCCGTATATCGCCACGGCCGTCGTCGTGGGCGGCAAGCGCAAGTTTATCTCGGCCTTGATCGTGCCCGACAAGGAGAAGATCGAGGCCTATGCCCGTTCAGCCGGCATCCAGGCGCCCGGGTATACGGCTCTCCTCTCCGATGTCCGCATCAGCCGCTTCCTGCTGGCCGAGATCGACAAGGCCACCCCCAACCTGGCGCCCTATGAGAAGATCAAGAAGATTGTTCTGCTCGACCGCGAGTTCGAGATCGAGCGCGAGGAGCTGACCCCGACCCTCAAGGTCAAACGGACCCTGGTCGAGGCCAAATACAAGGACCTGATCGACGCCCTCTACAAGGATTGA
- a CDS encoding DUF3014 domain-containing protein has product MEESHKIVRTAIVILIILIAAAGVYYLFLADRGKPADSLDKPAVEAVRPDAAAAGEPAAAGAVTAALDQSDGLLRELAGDVSTNPFFMQWIRSKDLIRRFVAAVDAVANGQTPRPQADFFTLKGPFTTVARGGKTYLNPASYERYNVVADVLDSVSVAGSAKLYRDFQAQIRQAYRDLGYPQGDFHRVLLKAVNELLRTPVVEAPIEVVKTVTVFVCIDPRLEGLSAPQKHLLRMGPENVQLIQAKLRELAPALGFAEAELAKAVRIGPGD; this is encoded by the coding sequence ATGGAAGAAAGCCATAAGATTGTAAGGACGGCGATCGTCATCCTGATCATCCTGATCGCCGCCGCCGGCGTCTACTATCTGTTCCTCGCCGATCGCGGCAAGCCGGCCGATTCCCTCGACAAGCCGGCGGTCGAGGCCGTCCGGCCCGATGCGGCGGCCGCAGGTGAGCCCGCCGCGGCCGGGGCCGTCACCGCGGCCCTCGACCAAAGCGATGGGCTGCTGCGCGAGCTGGCCGGTGACGTTTCGACCAACCCCTTCTTCATGCAATGGATCCGCTCCAAGGACCTCATCCGGCGGTTCGTGGCCGCCGTGGATGCGGTGGCCAACGGGCAAACCCCCCGGCCCCAGGCCGACTTCTTCACTCTTAAGGGCCCCTTCACGACCGTCGCGCGAGGCGGAAAGACATATCTGAACCCGGCCTCGTACGAGCGCTACAACGTCGTGGCCGATGTCCTGGACTCAGTCAGCGTCGCGGGCAGCGCCAAGCTCTACCGGGATTTCCAAGCCCAGATCCGCCAGGCCTATCGGGACTTGGGCTACCCGCAGGGTGATTTTCACCGCGTCCTGCTCAAAGCCGTCAACGAGCTGCTCCGTACGCCGGTGGTCGAGGCGCCGATCGAGGTTGTCAAGACGGTCACCGTCTTCGTCTGCATCGATCCGCGGCTGGAGGGTCTGAGCGCGCCCCAGAAACATCTGCTTCGGATGGGGCCGGAAAACGTTCAGCTCATTCAGGCCAAACTGCGCGAGCTGGCCCCGGCCCTCGGATTTGCGGAGGCGGAGCTGGCCAAGGCCGTCCGGATCGGGCCCGGCGACTGA